In the Octopus bimaculoides isolate UCB-OBI-ISO-001 chromosome 7, ASM119413v2, whole genome shotgun sequence genome, agtgagagagagaggtggagatgtATAAACAGAGGTGGTGGGGGGAGAAATTAAAGGAGGACAGAAATAAGAAAGGTATAGAAGGCTGTATCTTAGAATGTATTTCTGCTCGTGTAAACAATGAGTAAGTGGCTCCAACTTGGCATTTAGATACATTAGGGGTGTGAAGTAGTATTGACGAATCAGAACTTCTCTGTTAAGCATCACTTGCATAAATCCTACTGCTGTTAGAGAAAGACTTGATTTCTTCAACTGCTTCCATTTGATATCATAGCCTTCATCTTCAACTGCTATAGTGAAGCTCTGCTTCTCGAAGTTCCTGAAAGATGGAGTGGGggtcatgtgtgtgtttcttgaagGAGCCCTCTATCATTCTGATATAGCACTTTATGTTGGCTGCGCCGTTCAGCCATTCAGACATGACCAGCTTCTTTCTACATACAAATGTCCTGTCTCTTTTGACCATTTCGAAATGACATTTCGTGTGACAAGAGAAGTAACTCTTCGATTTGCGATCATAAGTTACGAACCCTGAACCATCaactctaaaaatatatttttccttcatatcaaaatgaaaattcGGGCTGAAAGGTTTTGCACtaaaaattctgtttttattatatttatttattttattttgcagatTGTGACTCAGATCCATAAAGTGTTCATCTGATGAGCCTAAAGTTTTAATTTCACATGAAACTCCGGTTTGTTGGTACGATTCTCATTACACTATCTGTGGTATGATACACAGcggcgcgcgtgcgtgtgtgttctttatatttttttactatttgaagtcttcctgtaaCGAAGGAGCTAATTTCTAGCAAAAATACAAAGCTCCgccattggaatgtagataacaaaaaaaaaaaagtcgcattttgaacttgagaaagtcttgcatatttttactgtcccGCTTATAGATTGTACTTGTAATGTGCGAATCTGTTGGTTGatatctttttctgaaaaccctagcgtTTCCATATTGTCACATCGGCATTGAGTTACAtaaccaaatgcaccaattattatttggtataaatgtgaatttacaaTCTAGGTTTAGAAACTGAAGGCTTCGAAATAGATATCCATACTTATCCgctttttcttcgatttttaagAGATAATCACATTAGCAAAGGCAGCTGACTTCTATGACGGTACCAACAAACGATATCCGGCCAGTTATGGTTGTGCAATgaagaagttttgatgggaatgtttcaccaatattccttatgtttatgtttatgtatgtattgagtaacaggagatttctttttatttatcccAAGACAGACCTACTTTCGGATGGCATTGAATATTGGTTTCGCGAACAATGCCATGACGCATAAGAACGTAGTAACTTTGTTTATTACTTATTCCTGTTCTTAGAatacaaacgtgtatgtatgtatgcttatgtgtgtttaAATAGGTGTGCCATCAAAATTCCAGTTTGAACAGCAGTTGAAGCTGTGGTTATGTGATTGCCTTGTTGAAAACGGCTAAAGGTGGCTTCCCTTTGAGTCAGCAGATGTaggttaaagtagtgaggaaaggcAAACAATCAGGCAATGCAGGAGAAGgacatttgatttcatttaattcagtCCAAGTTGGCTACATAacgaatgataaaaaaaagtttctgACAGCTGTTTGGGGGGATATCCTGGGTATTGGAGGATGGTATCGAGCGAAGACTTTGTAAGTTGGGTATACTGTCATCAGAGAGATGTATGAACACTAGCGTAGCTGGGTGGGGCAGTAGGGTGGCccgccccgggcggcacttttgagtctgctgtaggcaatacgTGTTTCTGTCTCGAGCGGCACATACTCTAGCTACGCtcgtgggactttctgaatggcacaccttaCGAAAAATaccttcgtttttctttttttttttttttttttttttttttttgatgagctGTGTTTCATGTTGTTCATTTCTCGTAAAAAAGAAAGTCGCGCTTGAATCTAGAGGGACCCTTTCAAAAATctccatgagaaaaaaaaaaacatcgcttaTAAACTTAGAATTCTCTCCCTTGGAGCAGTTAATTTTGTCACCGGTGCAACAACGTTCAGGTATGTAAGTTCTAACcttaaaattataattgtaaattTTCTATTATAAACTACGAAACTATAACTGTAGGTTATTAGATAATTAATTAAAGGACTCTCTttttaaagaaagagagacactTTGTCATTAGTAACTATTTATCATTAGTAACAGGGACATCTTCAATTTTGCGGAAACTTTGGTTCCAATGCCTTTTATGGTTGTTTTCCGAACTAGATGTGGTCACTtctaattttaaacaaatattaaatttacttaaataattaaatgaaatacaggtacatttACGTttgtataaatgatacaagtttattaatactgtcCTTTGCAAAGCGCTGTGAAACAGAGTTGTCCAGTAAAGTAGTCTGGCGGTTACGGGAATCTGATGTTATTGCTCGTAAATCAGTGCTGATTATAAGAGGTTCCGGACCATCGGTGTCCCGAAAGTTGATGTTATACTTGTATAAAGTAAACTAAAATTACATCGACACACGCACCTACAACTTTAGACATTTATGGGTATGCTACCGACACGTCATAGAGTTATGTCCCTTCTTTAATTAGGTGACCTTTACGGTCACCTAATATTGTTTAGTATCAGCACAGTCCTGATCTAGAAAGATTTATGACCAAAACACAGTATAACCAAAActgtcttagcagcattataaGCCCGTAGACAAATCAATGCACCGGGCCcttatggtatttatttattaacagcaaGCCACATCATACGTAGATCAGATTTGTGCATCTAGACATGTGAGGCCCCCAGGCAACTGTCCAGCGTATCCGTGCCTTAAGACGGCACTGACTATAGCTGCAACATACCgtctttatgtttttctttttaccgaTATAGCTTGTCTATAATCACATTTTCCAATATGTTGTTTCGTTTTTTTAACACGGCTTCTTCCCTCCATCTACTATTCTTTGGAACTCACTAACATTATCTTCTTTTCCGCTGGTCTGCTATATTCTGTCCTTTAAGCCTTCTCTCAATCAACATCTTTTGAATTTGTGTTTCCTTCTTATAGTTCCTTACGCTACAATGGCTTCAAACTTTGTTTGGGACAAAATcgtattaaaaaattaattggtAGGGCGTGATTTAAGGGGGTTTTAGCTTCTGCTTCTAGCTGATGGAACGCTGACTTTGGCTTGTAAATTTGTAAATGCTAGGAGTTTAtcactttatattttttaaaatatatttacaggcacagctgtgtggtaagacgttcgcttccaaaccacatggtttcgggttcagtcatactgcgtggcaccttgagcatatGTCTTCTGCTACATCCTCAGGcgaaccaaaaccttgtgagtggatttaattgaGGGAAATTGAAAttctgctgtatgtgtgtgtgtgtatatatatatatatctgacaccAACCCCACATAGGTGCCTACATACCTCCCATATTCAACTGCCCCACCTTCACCTACACACCTGATAACCATCTAATTCAGTACcctcaccacatacacacacacacaccactatacaaacacccatacacactgtcCAACTCATTACTCACTTCATACaccattacgcacacacacacaacaccttcccccctccacacacactagcaccaaccacttctcagcacccacaccacacaccattatccacacacccacacgcaatCTTCAATAGCATCACCACACATGCCACTATACAAGCAGCCACagtgagaaacagacagacagacaaagtgagaaacagacagacagacaaagtgagaaacagacagacgTGCTCTTCAGGCAAGGACCCTGAGTGAAAAGATAGAACTGATCGTgatttctgtatttatgttttttccaACGAAATTAGGTCAGGCCAGACAAAGGATTTTCTGTCTCTTATCTGCTTGAACCTCGTTTAACCTAAGAATGTTAGCTTAAACAATGGAACTTAAATAAGTGTGGAAGTTGACTCTCATAAATTTTGAAGTGCAAAAACCAAGAACAATAAGAAAGAAACTTGCAGAAAAATGGAGATCCAGTTTCAAGTTCTGGTTTAAAATCTAGGAAGTTATTCgttgcatttgcatatatgtatgtatgtaatgaggaggaattaatttgaaattacaaatatttcatgAACCTGTTAACTTCCTACTGACATTCTAGAATACACTTGTAAAACTGTAAACAATCATTATGTGGCCATCTAATCATGATAATGTCTTTAGCCAGGTTTCTGTTGGGTCATATTTAAACGAACACCTACTGAATAAAGTGACTACTTTTCTGTTTAGAAACAATTCATTTTCaaggcttcccaaccacatggttccaggttcagtcctactacatgacaccttcagcaaatgtcttctactatagcctcggactgaccaaagccttgtgagtgaatttggtagacagaaactgaaagaagcccatcatatatatataatgggcttcatatatatatatatatatatgtatgtatatataataggcttccacacagttttcatccaccaaattcactcacaaggcattggtcagttccgggactgtagcagaagacacttgttcgaggtgccatgcagtggtactgaacctgaaaccacatgctcacaaagcaagtttcttaaccacagagctatTCTTGTGCTTCTGTAAACTTTAGTTCTCTGAAATTTCAGAAATTTCCTGTTATTTTGATGTTTTAGCAAGTGAGACATTTTAAACCCTAGAAAACAAGGGTAAAACTACACCAATGTAAATGGCACCAAACCCCTTTTAAAATACATCTTGAAATAACCGACAGGTAATTAATTTTCTTGTCTTCATGCCACTCGTTCTGCAAATGTAATTTAACTTCATTTAGGATCTATCTTTATTCAAATTTTGGTTTTAACTTTCACTGAAATTGCTTAGCAACTGGTATGACCTTTGTCATTGCTCATTCTGAAAGTTCTTTCCATGTCATGAGAAAAACCAAATTACtaaacaaacaacacatacattcGAATAGGTGTGGGTGGTGGGGGAGGTATTGCACGACAAGCTTTCAATTTCAGTTGCAATAATAGaaaaaactatatgtatgtgtgtgtgtatctgtctgtgtgtatgtgtgtgtgtgtatatatatatatatatatatatacacacacacaaatatatatgtgtatgtatatgtatatataaatgggtggAGGCTTCAATAACTTCATTTCTTAGCAACGCACACCAAGCAACAGagcaacctatatatatatgtacatacgtatgcatatatatatatatatatatatatatatactgacagagatACCCattattatggttgcataacaaaatacagtgtCCCGACAAGTAATTGAGTGCCAGAgttagagagaaacagaaaatgtttTTAGCATTTGTTTTTATTGGATGGAAGGATTTTCATATCTTGTGAGTCAAAACTTGCTGTGACAATGACAAATGCCTTTCACATAACCAAACAGACTTTTACATTGTGTAATGTAGTTTCATTGCATAGAAATGTCAGTACAATCTGTCATTTCATGTATACTATTTCATGTTCTTTGTTATCTATTGTGATTTAATACCGAAATATTGGGGGGCCCAAATCCTTTGTAatctgatttttttaatgtttttttttttgtatttctttgtgttaCAAACACCCTTACAGGCACACGAGGAGTgcttcgtttttgtttgtttgtttcctttctccGTTTTCTATGAGCTGTGAGTGTTGTACAAGTTTTTATCTTCTGTGTGTGAATAGGTGGAAGCATGGCCACGTGATTAAGAGGTTTACTTtgtagccacatggtttcagattcagtcccacggtgcgacaccttgggcaaatgtattctacaatataagcacaggcatggctctgtggtaagaagcttgctttctgaccacatggttctgggttcagtcccactgcctggcaccttgggcatgtgctttctactatagcctttggccaaccagtggatttgttagacagaaactgaaagaagcctgttgtatatatctatcatcatcatcatcatcgtttaacattcgctttccatgctgactgACAGGACACAACATTTGTCATTTCATTCGACTATTACTTACTGTTGCCTTGCCTTCCATTCCTGTAACATAGTGTCGGAATTTCAGCACTAACAGGACACaacatttgtaatttcatttgacTATTACTTACTGATATTCCTAATCAAACAAATGTCTACTAAAAAAAagaccataaaaataaaaaacaaacaccaaACAAAAGCACGACATGCAATGCTTTTTCTATATGAACAATGATGTTCCACTTGACTTGTAGCCTCTTCAGTGCCATTGCGGTCAACGGGGGATTCTGTAAAGCTATTCTTCTGTGTGATATACCCATTTTTTCtgttgaccatgcttgaatggtgctttttacgtgccaccggcatgggagccaatcaggctctttcagtttctatctatgaaatttactcataaagctttggtctgtcccagggctgtagtagaagagacttgcccaaggtgccatgcagtagaactgaaactgaaaccatctggttggggcctgtatctatgtataaaaaaaaaaaacagtaataagtTGAGGTGGGCATGGCTGGAACCcctttgatcatatgtctactCAATCAGAGCTAACTTCAGGCTGAACAACAATGTCCCTTGCAACTATTAGCTGAGTCATGAGTCAACTGACTCAGTTTCGTTGAAATAGGTATTTTGGTAGAGTCAACTAAAGTTTGGTCATGAAGTCCTTCCTTTAATATCTTCTGTCTGGGGTCAGGTCAAATATTGTAACTTTACACTCTGGGAACCTCTTAGGGATGGCTTCATACTGTACTATATTACAATGAAATAGTAGCACTCAATAATTCTTTTAATaatatgtatgttgtttgtgtatgtgtgagtgagtgtgtttgtgtatatatatatatgtgtgtgtgtgtgtgtatatacacatacatgcacaacacacacacatgaatacatatgtgtgtgtgtgtgtgcccgcccATGCCTCATCCTGTTGCCAATCCCTGTATCAAGAGTAACAATATTAGAATTATGTAAATTCAGTCTAAGCTATTGTCTTTCTGTTTGCTTTCTTACCTCctttcattatttgtttgtttgtttctttcttttacttttttctcttttcagatgAATTGTTCGTTTAATTACCGTTAAAGCTGATCTCGTTAACTCAAAAAACTGTGTCGAAACAAAACTTGAGAAAATGTTAGGTTATTTCTCTAGAAGGACAATGTCCACAGTTATATCAAAAATAAACTTTCCAAGGCTCCAGTCTCATTCTCGGTGTCCATTTTCCGCTCTTCTCTCTCAGAATTTCCAACACCATTTTTTTCAATGCCAAACGTTTAGTGGAACACCTTACATCTTGAATAAACTCCTTCACAAGCCACTAAACAGTCAAATGaaaaaaccatcaccatcaccatcaccttgtTGTGGTTACAGTAATGAAGCAGGACTTTTAAATCGTAACTTTGAAGTTATCTATCGTTTCCCTTACATCGTACACATGCATCTGTTGTCAAGATTTAAAATATACCAAACGGCCTTTTCTGTAGCTGCTGTACCACTATGCTATGCCATGCACAGCAATGGCCAATTATCTCTGGCACTTTGTCattatgttgttatttattcaATAGTGGCCTGTGCAATGTTGTATGCGTTTAGTTTCTATTTGTGGAGACTTGTTGGTATCATTGCATACAACAGTGTTGAAGATTTAGTCAAAGTATCACACTTAACGTTCTGGGGAGGTCGTAAGGACATCTTCCTCCATGTGAAAAGCATCATACCCCTTTCTGATATGTCTGATAATCCGAATGACATCTTTGTGAAATTCCAGCAGTATGATAATGAAGAAGTACTCTTCCTTGTACTTAAGTTTGGAGGAATTAAGGACATGGAGAAATTCCAGCTGGTACTAGGAGACATAAAATAGTGTATATAACTTGGTAGTTAGTAACTGTGTAAATAAAAGAGTATTTAGTGGATATTTGAATAAATTGTCGCTATCATCTGAATAGcctttaaatcattttatttcattttattagaattctgtatatcttacttaaggATATGCTGTAGAAAGCCACAGAACTCTAGTATTTGTCTAGAGAAAGCTCAAAACAGCATTAAATGAATAGCATCTaccagcagcaacagtagaaTTGCTAAATCAACATTTCTCTGTCATTGCAAGTTATCAGTATTAAGTATCTTCTATCAACTGCATGCTTAGATAAATTTTGCTTTTACTGATAAAGAAAAACAGTggaaacaaatactgcagtattGTGGCTTTCTAAAGTATATCCACATTGAGTAAGATTTACAGAATGCTGTTCTGAACcaatgttgcttttgttgcaaATAATGCATTTTTGTTGTAATATTAATGAGAGTAACAAGGTGGttagctggcagactcgttagctcactgggtaaaatgcttagtagtatttcgtccgtcgctacattctgaattcaaattccaccgaggtcaactttgcctttcatccttttggggatcgataaattaagtaccagttgtgtactgaggttgatctaatcgactaccccccccccaccatcaaatttcaggccttgtgcctagagtacaaaggattattaatgGGAGTAACTAGAAACGAGATAAAGATGGAAGTGATGAAGTGTCAGAGTGCTCAGGCACTCCATCACTACCATATTTACCCCCTTCCAGGCTACCCCTATCAACCCTTATATAATGCAAGGTAGCCATGTATTTCTTCTCTGGCATGGTACCTGTGCTCATCCCTCTATCATACAAATGTATGATAGAGGGATGAGCCTAAAACCACCACCCTATCTAAATACTTCCATCACATAATAATGGGAGCTTTTTCCTtttcccatgttttttttttctaattttttcccCCGTCTTGCAACATACTTTTGAAAGAATTGCAttttggtatttcttctggctctttgcattctgagacTCCAAGCTCAACTCTGTCATCTCTCCAGGGTCATTAAAGGCAAAGCACCGGGCTCGATGGTATTGACTACTCTcccacccctcaaaatttctggcattgttcCCAGAGACCATTATGAAACGGAATAAAGAAATACTTGTCAATCATTCGGGGACAAAATTTGGATTTCTTTCATGCACTTGAGACTTACAAGTAAACGAGTGTAACGGCATTCATTGGGCaattatattaaagaaaagtTGCTTCACCCTTTCTTAGTGGTTTTGTAATGATGTATACAGACGTGAACTCCATTAAAACCTTTTAGATTGAAAGGGGCGTCTGGTGAGTCACCCAAATCTTTAGATAACATTGAGGAATGCCTTAAATGATTACCATGGAGATTAAAATATGAGTGTTGCTGATTTAGATAACATTCACTATCTTACTGACAATCGTCAGGTATGAACGAAATTTATAAAGTTGATAATGATTGTATTGTATTGGATAGCCTCAACGAGACAAGAAAAACTGTTATCTTCAGCTTCACTCAACAGCATTGTGTACAAAGAAGTTAAAAGcacaattttattgatattattatgtatttttttattgctcacagaggggacaaacaaggacagacaaagggcttaagtcaattacatcgaccccagtgcgtaactggtacttatttaatcaaccccaaaaggatgcaaggctaagtcagcctcggcagaaattgaactcagaacgtaaagatggactgaataccattaagcatttcgccccggtgtgctaacgactctgccagctcgcccccttattgatgttattataatTAACACCATCAGCTGTGAGAAGAATAAGGATTTTTATTCAAGCCACAagggctaaacagaggggacgATACAAAATGaacatggggttgggaagcaaaataaGTGCAAACAATTAGATtgatttcatttcaataattattcacacgttcttttttttttttttgtatttcgggagggtcattatgctNNNNNNNNNNNNNNNNNNNNNNNNNNNNNNNNNNNNNNNNNNNNNNNNNNNNNNNNNNNNNNNNNNNNNNNNNNNNNNNNNGTGCCAGTGGCACGAGAAAAGACgtttgagcaaggtcgttgccagtgccgctggactggctcctgtgcaggtggcacataaaatacaccattttgagcatggccattgccagtgccgcctggctggcctttgtgcctgtggcacgtaaaagctcgcactacactctctgagtggttggtgttaggaagggcatccagctgtagaaactctgccaaatcagattggagcctggtgtagctatctggttcgccagttctcagtcaaatcgtccaacccatgctagcatggaaagcggacgttaagacgaaaaaacgaacgaaccaACACGAGTTCACATTAAGAAACCTGAAAacgaaatacaaaaattatttttgtatgtgtataattatttaaTGTCTTATGTTATATTTTACTAACGtagaaattaagataaacaccagTTGAAACATTTCGTTCCTACGTTTTGATAATCGTAATGGAACTCTTCCTTACAGACTTGTCcatctaactgtacacacaagttatatttaatttatttgatcTGTCCACGTTTCTACCCTCAGAACTTCCaggaaatggatatttttaaatgaaatttactaTAACAACACTTCAGATGGGgtagattctgattatatcgGAATATGTGGCGAAAATTTTTTTTCCTCCGAGGGTGAGGAagttcggaaaattcacacgagacAGCATTCTTTActtataacttccagaaaaacgagctttttgtattttttttatatgaaatttccAATAATTACCATTCAGAAAGTGTTCATTAAGATTATATGGGAAtttaatatgaatgaaaaaaaaatttggtgaactcgtacacatacataccaacacacgtcacatatatctacaaaataaaatttcgaaAGATATTGTGAAGTATGTCAGTATGCGTACGCTCactaaattccgatataatcgtaatttatgCACTCTAAAAAGTATTTgtagataaaattatttttaaaaataccaatttttccgaaagttatgaagaaacaaagccaACTCGCACGAATTTTCCTGAACTTCTCTtcccacccacaaaaaaaaaaaaaaaagaaatttcacaaattccgatataacAGGAATGAACTTTTCTGAAGCgtatttctagaaaatttcattagaataaataatatccatttttctggaagttgtgAGGAAACAAAATTGGTGGAGCACATTTGTGTAGGAATGCCATAATTAaacattgtaattatttttgctATCAGTAAATTGTTAACAGAAAGTAAGACAGGATAACCTTGAATTTTTCAAGGGGGCGTGAACCTGAATTTCTGAAAAAAATCATCTGACCAACATTGCTGGTTCACTCTCCAACGAATTCCAAGTAAAATTAAAGATTGTTACACGTTTACAGATGTAAATGGATTTCCGTTGATTTCGACGATAAGTATTATTCGATCAGCAAAACTCCCCTTCTCACTAAATTGGCGTCTAAGTGACTGAATATTCCGCAGACAGGTAccattaac is a window encoding:
- the LOC106874136 gene encoding transmembrane protein 186; this encodes MLGYFSRRTMSTVISKINFPRLQSHSRCPFSALLSQNFQHHFFQCQTFSGTPYILNKLLHKPLNSQMKKPSPSPSPCCGYSNEAGLLNRNFEVIYRFPYIVHMHLLSRFKIYQTAFSVAAVPLCYAMHSNGQLSLALCHYVVIYSIVACAMLYAFSFYLWRLVGIIAYNSVEDLVKVSHLTFWGGRKDIFLHVKSIIPLSDMSDNPNDIFVKFQQYDNEEVLFLVLKFGGIKDMEKFQLVLGDIK